ACAAGCGTGCCGTCGGGGCCGCCGGTGGCCTCGGCCGAGTACGTGATCGTGCCCTGCGCTCCGACGGAGGCACCGGCGACGGCCCGGACCCTCAACCCCACCTGCGCGCTGTAGCGGATCGGCACGTCCCCGGTGTCGCACACGGCGACGGTGCCGCTGTCGTCCGGCGTGCAGTTGTCGGGCCAGGCCACCTCGGCGATCCCGGCGAGTCCGGAGGCGTCGACGGTGAGCCGTCCGTCGGTCAGGGCGAAGGCGTCATTGCTGTGTGTCAGCCCCAGCGCCAGCGGTCGGTACTGCGCGGCACCACCGTCGGGAGCGACGGTCGCCTCCACGTCGTACGGCGACTGGATCGCCAGCGCGTCGGTCTGCGGTACGTCGTCGGCGACGGCCGCCCCGCTCCCGAGACCGGCGACGGCCAGCGCACCCACGGCTCCGGCACAGACCCCGCGACGCAGCACACGTCCGACGGAGACAGAACTCATGTGATCCCCCAGCTGGGCGGCAGAAAGCCCGGCAAGTGATGTGCACCGGGCGCGAGTTGGACGGGGTGCCGGGGTGGAAGGTTGTAGGTGGGGGGCGTGGGGCGGGTGGTTCTTACCGTTTTCTTGATCAGCGGCCGCGCCCACCCCACCCCGTGCCAGCCGGTCAGGATTGGAGAAGCCTCCGCGCCTCCCCCGCCCTAGCCTGAATTCACCGGCGAAATCCGTCGGACCACGCTCACGGAGGAGCTCGTCATGACCGACGGACTGAACACGATCATCTACCCCGTCAAGGACCTCGACGCCGCGAAGGCCCTGTTCGGCGCCCTGCTGGGGGTCGAGCCGTACGCGGACGAGCCGTACTACGTCGGGTACAAGGCCGCCGGGCAGGACGTCGGTCTCGACCCGAACGGGCACTCCAGGGGCATGACCGGACCGGTGCCGTACTGGACCGTGGACGACATCCGGACACGGCTCGCGGCCATGGTGGAGGCGGGCGCCGAGCTGGTCCAGGACGTCCAGGACGTCGGCGGCGGCAAGCTCATCGCGTTCGTGAAGGACGCGGACGGCAACTTCGTCGGGCTCACCCAGAATCCG
The nucleotide sequence above comes from Streptomyces sp. N50. Encoded proteins:
- a CDS encoding VOC family protein; this encodes MTDGLNTIIYPVKDLDAAKALFGALLGVEPYADEPYYVGYKAAGQDVGLDPNGHSRGMTGPVPYWTVDDIRTRLAAMVEAGAELVQDVQDVGGGKLIAFVKDADGNFVGLTQNPAA